GAAGTGAATGGTTTTTCTCCGGCATCCTCAAGTTCTTCATGGATAACCCATTTATGATCTTCAACTGGCTCACCACCAGTTGTTGGGGTATAAGTAACCATATAGACAGTTGTATCAAATGCACCGGTAATTGTTGCTGTTGCACCGTCCATACCTCCCATATGATCAGCGTTTATCACCGCTTCACTACCAACAGGATATGTAGGTTCTTTCGCATCAGCCAGTCCTTCTGGTACTTCACCTGAACTTGAATGGTCCATTTGGGTATGATCCATTTGTGAATGGTCCATTTCTTCCTTGGATTTTGAATCTTCTTCATTTCCACCGCAAGCCGCTAAAACAAACGCTGTACATAAAACTAGCGCACCTCTTACTAATTTCTTTCTTTTCATCGCTGCATTTCTCCCTTTTTTTTAATTTGCTCCCCAACTTATTATACCCCTCTAAGGTATAAGATAACCTTACAATTTTTTAAGATAACTTAAGTTAGTTTACTGAACAAAATAACGGGGAAAAAAATTAAAGTGGACAAATTGTAATGAGGAGGAATAGGCTATGTCACATGAGCAACATCAACAATTGCTACAAACTTTACATGAATGTATGGCAGCATGCAACCATTGTTTTGACGCCTGCTTAAAAGAGGATCACGTTCAGATGATGACGGAATGTATCCGTTTGGACAGAGAATGTGCAGATATTTGTAACTACTTGGAACAGGCGATCACTAGAGGTACACCGTTTATTTCTGAGCTGGCTTCCGTTTGTGCAAAAATTTGTGAAGCATGCGGAAATGAATGCAAAAAGCATGACCATGACCACTGTCAGAAATGTGCGGAAGCATGCTTTAAATGTGCAGAAGCATGTAAAAAAATTGCCTAAACATATAAAAAGTTGCTCCAGGTTCATTTACCAATGGAGCAACTTTTATATGTCTAAATATTAATTTCTGTTGAGCACTCTTCACAAATAAATTTGCCTTCCAAATTCAAATAAGCTTTGATTTCCGTAAACCCTTTTCGCTTCGGGTAACGCATTTGAATCAATACTTTTTCATCGTCTTTAATTTCATTATTACATTTCATACATTTTGGAATGATTAGGGCCACTCGATCCCCTCCCGCTATTTATACTTCAGTTACACTTCTTCTACCTTAGTACAAAGATATCCTGCCTATTATTTTTTCCGAACAGGAAGCCAAATTTCACTGTAAGCATAAGCTTTTTTATTTTCATCCATTTTAGTAAACGAAAAAGTGGGTGCTTGGATAATTTCATAATCGGAAGTAGGAAGCCATTCCGAGTAGGTTTTAGCCATTGTTTCTTGTAATGTGTCAGGAAACGGTCCTTCATTTGGAAATACCGCCCACGTACATGCTTCTACTCGCACTTTGTCTAACTGATCACTAACTTCAGTTTCAGTTGTTAAGACACCGATCAAGTGCGTTAACTCCCCTTCTTCTTTCAGGAAATTCGCATCAGCGTGGTAAGAGGCATTCACAATTTCAAAAGGCTCTATATTTTGCAGTGCACGCATTTCTTTTCTTTGTTCTTCCGTTATGCTTTGGGCCAGCTTTACGATTTCCTGATTTACCCCTTCAAACTGCATAGGCACCCGTTTGCTTACCCCTGCTAAATTAAACGCTTTTTTATCTTCAATTCTCCATTCCATCGAAATTCCTCCTCTTACTGTAATAACGAATGTGAGTTTAGGAAATGATTTGCTCATTTTCTTTTTAATAACATCCGAAGGTAAACAATCACACCATTTTTTAAATGCTCTAGTAAAACCGTCGACTGACTGATAACCGTATTTAAACGCAACATCTGTTACCTTTTCTCCATTTATTAAATCCTTATTCGCTTCCGATAGTTTTCTGTTTTTCACATAATCATTTAATGTCATCCCAGATAGGTGAAAAAATACTGTTCTAAAGTGATAATCGGAAACCCCGGCATAATGTGCAATGCTTTCAAGAGACAAGTCCTCGGTTAAATGTTCTTCAATATATTCAATCACCTGATTTAATTCTTTTAGCAACATATCCCTCCTTCATGGATACATATTAGCAAAGCAATTATAAAAATACTCGACATTTTCAGCTGAAAAAAATCGTATTAAATTTGTACAAATTATGACACTCGTTGTTTATTAGAGGAATTAAAAGGGTATTCACACTTATTAGTAAGATACTTAGCAAAAAAATTGTAGAGATAAATGAGAGGAGTTGATACGTAATATGCGGTTGGAAAAAAAGTTAGTATTGATATTCAGTTTTATCGCGGCCTGCTTCTTATCTGCTTGTGCGGATAAGGAAAAGCTTGCCGACGGATCTGAACTGATACATAAAGATCAGTTTGTTTTTGCTGCATCTGGAGAGTTTAAACCATTTAGTTATGTAAACGATGAGGACCTTTCGATGTCAGGTTTTGATATCGAAGTTGGTGAGGCGATCGCAAAAGAACTCGGTCTAAAACCGGTTCAAAAACGAATCAAGTTTAAAGGTATTGTAGAAGGAGTCAAGACTGGCCGTGCAGATGTAGCTGTTGCCAGCCACACGATTAATCCACAGCGAAGCAAACATGTTGCTTTCTCTACCCCCTATTATTATTCTGGACCGCAGATTTTTACCCGACCAGAAAGTGAAATCAAAACTGTTGATGATTTAGCCGGAAAGGAAGTCGCTGTAGCTAAAGGATCAACCTATGCTGATACAGCCTCCAGGTATACCGATAATGTTAAAACCTATGACAGTGACATCACTGCTTTGCAGGCGTTAAACAGCGGCCGTCATGATGCGGTAATCACCGATTTTGTTACCGGAAAAAACGCTGCAAAAGAAGGGTTTAAAGTTGAAGGGCAGCAGTTAATTGAACGCAGTGAACAAGCAATTGTACTCCCTCAAGATAACCCTAACCTATTAAAGCGAGTAAACGAGGCGCTGGAAAAACTCCGGGAAGATGGAACCCTTACTCGGATTAGCATGAAGTATTTTGGTGAGGACATTACGAAAAAACCTGAATAATTCAATCCTCTAAATAAGAAAGGACGTAGGTACAGTGCCAAGTTTTTCACATTTTCTAGAAGTATTAGTAGATACAAAAGATGTTTTCCTTAAAGCCATGCTCTTAACATTGGAGTTAACGGTTGTATCCATTTTAATCGGTATCGTAATCGGGCTTTTCTTTGCGTTAATGAAAATATCAAAATTTAAAGTTTTAGAACTCATTTCAGATATATATGTCTTTTTAGTTCGCGGAACACCGCTAATTGTTCAAATCTTTATCCTCTATTTCGGACTAAGCGGAATTTTCCTTCTTCCCGATTTTTGGGCAGCTTCACTTGCATTGGCGCTTCATAATGGCGCATACATTTCTGAAATTCTTCGAGGTACTATCCAAGGAGTCGATAAAGGTCAGATGGAGGCAGGACGTTCTTTAGGGATGACTAAAGTTCTGACATTACGAAGAATTATTCTTCCGCAGGCATTCCGCCGTGCGCTACCGCCACTGGGTAACCAATTCATTATCGGTTTGAAAGATTCTTCGTTAGCCGCATTTATCTCGATGAATGAACTCTTTAATGTAGCGACAACGCTAGGATCTAACAACTTTGACGAAATGACTTATTTACTCATCGTAGCGATCTACTACTTAGTGTTAGTGGCATTATTAACATTCTTAGTAAACCGTTTCGAAAAGAGATTAGCAATTAGCGACAGGTAGGAGGCGTAAGCAATGGAAGCAAATGAAATGATTAAAGTTAATCAATTGAATAAGTCATTTGGAGACTTACATGTATTAAAAAATATCGATATGACCGTTTTCGAAAGCGATGTTGTTTGTTTAATAGGATCGAGTGGCTCAGGAAAAAGTACTCTCCTTCGATGTCTGAACTTTTTAGAAAGAAAAGATAGCGGCAGTATTATTATAGGGGGCAAAGAAGTCGACCCTAAAAATGATAACCTTAACAACATAAGGGAAAAGGTAGGAATGGTATTTCAACATTTTAACCTATTCCCCCACAAAACTGTTTTGGAAAATATTATTGAAGCTCCGGTAATGGTTAAAGGCATTGACAAAAATAAGGCAATTTCCAAAGCAAAACAACTGCTGGAAAAAGTTGGATTGGAAGATAAGGCCGATGTCTACCCGAATAAACTATCCGGCGGGCAAAAGCAACGAGTAGCAATTGCCAGAGCGCTTGCAATGGAACCGGACATCATGCTTTTCGATGAACCGACATCAGCACTTGATCCAGAGCTTGTCGGCGAGGTTTTAACAACGATGAAGGAATTAGCTCAAGAAGGAATGACGATGGTTGTTGTTACCCATGAAATGGGCTTCGCTAGAGAAGTGGCTGACTGGATCGTGTATATGCATGATGGGGAAATTATCGAGCGCGGTGACCCTGATCAATTTTTCAACCATCCAAAAGAAGAGCGAACAAAAGAATTTCTAAAAACGACAATGCTTAAATAAGTGAACGAGGGTCCTGTCTAAATAATAGGCAGGACCCTCATTTTTATTATCGTATATGATTACACCGGATAAACGGTTTTATGATCAGCCAAGATTATACATTTACTTTCATCCTCTAAGAAACGCACATCCCCTTCTGATGAATAGAACCATGTTTTTTGATTCTGGTTATCTTCTTCCACATAAAAAATATTGAGTTCATCTCTGAATTTTAATAATGTATTGGCAATTTCTTGATCAACTTTAAATGAAATTTCCCAACTGTTTTCAACTGGTTTGATCTCATATTCTGTAGTTTCGCAGAATAGTCTACTGCCGACAGTATGACGTACATATAGCATCTATCCTTCACCTCCAGGCAGATCTATTAAAAGGATAAATGCATCCTTTTTTGCTTTTATTGTTAACGAATGAAGGTCGGTGATTCGTGCATCATCACGTCTTTGTATCGTAACCTCCCCATTTAGCGAAACTTCTCCTTCAATGACAAATACGTAAATTTTACGTCCTTCTTCTTGCTGGAATTGAATTTCTTTTTCTGCCTCTAATTTTGAAAGATATAGTGTAACGTCCTGATGGATCATCGCTACATTTTCCCCCGCATTATGAGAAACGACTGGTAACAATTCATTTCTTAACTTATCAGGGTCAAACGTAATATCTTCATATGATGACGTTAACTGTTTCTGATTTGGAAGAATCCATAACTGTAAAAAGTGAGTATCCTCAGCTTCTGTTGGATTCACCTCCGAATGAAGGACTCCTGTACCAGCTGTCATTCTTTGCACATTGCCGTACTGAAGTGTACCGACATTCCCTAAATTATCTTCATGCTTTAACTGCCCTTTTAATACAATAGATACAATTTCTGCATCCCTGTGCGGATGAATGCCAAAGCCTTTGTTCGGTTTAACAATATCATCATTTAAAACACGCAATGGACCGAATTTGATATTTTCTTCATCATAATACGGACCAAATGAAAAACTAAAATGTGTTTCTTGCCAATCATTTTTTGCTGTAAAACGCTTAGTAGAAGGATTATGTACAATCATTCTGAATCACCTTTCCATCATCGAAATAATTATCTTGAATTCAAGATAATTATACAGTAAATAAAAGGAATTTGCTATATAATTGAATCGTTAACATTAGCATAAAGAAACACGCAAACCATGGTTTGCGTGTTTTTACTTAACTCTTCATTCTCCATTTTTATTAATTTCCCGTTCATTTATCGGCTGAACAGGACGGTGGTTGTCCGGGAAAATTTGCTGGAATGCTTTTATTTGTGCTTTTGACATTTCAATCGGCTGCTCAAAAACAATCCACTGTACTTCTTCTGTGCAAGGAGGTGTCGTTAATGAACCGGCGTATTGGAAAGTCGTTTCATCTTCTGGTAATAGAGCTTGTAAGTCAATGATATGCTTTTCGGAATCACCTTTTGCCGTTTTATCTGTCGGTAATTCAGTCCACATTGAAGCAAGCAGTTTGTTTTCATTTCCTTCTTGAATCATCAACCCTATAACAGCCAGCTTTCCATTCTCATCACTATGTACTAGGTGCAGTTCCATATCAAAGTTTTGACCGTTAAACTGATGTTCACTTGGTGTATGGAAATGAAATTGTGAAAGCTTGTACTCTTTATTTTCAATTATAATGTGATTGCTTTTTGTTGTAGAATTCGCCTGTATCGTATGACCATTATTTTCTAATGTAAACGGTGTTGGTTCATAGTGAATCTCATTCCCTTTTAAATTTCCATCTGCTTTTACTTCGGGAATTTCAACATTAATCGGCGATTGTTCACTTCCATTCACACATGTTAAATTTTGGGGATCGAGTTTCCCCCAGTGTTCAGGTCCAGTCGATTCCTCATAAGACCAGTCACTCTGATTAGCACTTGTTGTAATTACTTCTTTTTCTTCACTTTTTTGTTCCGCGCATGCAGCAAGGATCAAACTTGAGAACATCGCTAAAAATAAGTATCCAAGTTTCTTCATCTTCTGTAGCCCCTCTTATCTCTAGAATAATAAAATTATTCCATATATAATTATTTTCTCCAAATAAATATACTGGAATATTAAAATTCGGTTAATATAACCTATTCCTGTATCCATATATAGAATCATAATCTACACTTCTTTTAGTCATTTATACTTCATTTAGCATTCGCTCTTTTAGCTTATTTATAACTTCACATGGCAAATTTTCTTCATAAAAAAAAGAGCAAGCTCAGTATACTAAGCTCGCTCATTTCACTCTAAACGCCCAAAGACGCCCCATTATTTTATTAAAGGTTGCATAAAAGCGTCATTATATAATTGGCTCGATTTTTCACTGTAACCTCAGAAATCATAGCACCTGCCCAGCTCCTGCAAGACGTAATTTCGAAAAGCTTGCGCATGTATGAAAACTTAGAGAATAACGCCCGCAAAACTTCCTTTTAATACTTCTTTTCCATCCTGATTTTTGCAGGTGAACGTTGTACCAATTGATGTTCTTTTCTTACTTTCCTCCCATTCATAACTCTGAATCTCTACTTCGCATTTAATTGTATCCCCGGTAAAAACAGGTCTTATAAATTCAAAATTCATTGTCCGAGCCAATACATTGGCATCCCCGCCAATTTTCGTCGGCAACGTCGCTGTAAGCAATCCCTGAATTACAAGCCTTCCCTGTTCATCCGGCGTAATATGATGAACACCTTCATCACAAGAAACTTCCGTAAATAATTCGACGTCTTTAGTTGTAAATGTACGTTTAAATGTAATGATATCGCCTATTTTCAAAGCTATTCCCCCTGATTTTTATATTTCCAGGCTAATCGTTTTTTCACTTGTTCCACCATTTCGTGATTCTCTGAATGCATTGCGTCATAAAAGTCACTACGATTATCATAATCCCTAAAATCCATACAAATATACCGGGTAGCCTTCAGTACTTGGTACAAATCTGCAACCTCCTCCTCCGAAAGCGGTGAACCACTCGCATAATCCATAAGATAGAACTTCGTATCATCCAATCTATCTTGCCATTCGTAATGTACTGTACCTCCACTGAAAAACAGATCCGTTACATCTCTAAACTCTTTAGCAAGTCTATTGAAATCCTCTTCATTTTCATCAGTTAAATGTTCACTAAAGTCGTATTCAAGAAGAGCTTTAACCGTATCTCTCAATAGAGGATTTGCGTATGTATATTGCAAACTTATTTGTTCTTCCAACTCGTTTACCCTGTCTTGTGCCGGGTGGGCAAACCAAACTACACCACATAAAACGACCGCACCCAGCACTCCCTTACTATTTTTCCAGCTTACCATTCCTATCACTCTCCACTGAAACTAAAGCAACTGCCTTAATTCTTCCGTCATTTGCTCCACTAATTCCGGTCTTCCATGAAACTGTGCCGGAGTATTTTGAAATAGCTCCACTTGCCAGCTGTTGTTCTTTTTCACCGCGATCAGTGTTTGATGGGCGTTTACGGCAGGCTCAATATCTGACTTTCCAGGAGGAATCATTCCCGCAATCGCATATAAAATTGCTGCATCCGTTCCAAGTGACCGTATCTCTTTTACTTTCGTTATAAAAGGAGCTGTTGGATGATCTAAAAAAATAGGCGTAAGATGCGCCAAAATTTCTTCTTTG
The sequence above is drawn from the Solibacillus isronensis genome and encodes:
- a CDS encoding YdhK family protein, with protein sequence MKRKKLVRGALVLCTAFVLAACGGNEEDSKSKEEMDHSQMDHTQMDHSSSGEVPEGLADAKEPTYPVGSEAVINADHMGGMDGATATITGAFDTTVYMVTYTPTTGGEPVEDHKWVIHEELEDAGEKPFTSGEEVILNADHMEGMEGAAATIDSVEQTTVYMVSYKDTETGEEVTHHKWVTESELSPVE
- a CDS encoding four-helix bundle copper-binding protein — protein: MSHEQHQQLLQTLHECMAACNHCFDACLKEDHVQMMTECIRLDRECADICNYLEQAITRGTPFISELASVCAKICEACGNECKKHDHDHCQKCAEACFKCAEACKKIA
- a CDS encoding Fe3+ hydroxamate ABC transporter substrate-binding protein — its product is MALIIPKCMKCNNEIKDDEKVLIQMRYPKRKGFTEIKAYLNLEGKFICEECSTEINI
- a CDS encoding AraC family transcriptional regulator, whose protein sequence is MLKELNQVIEYIEEHLTEDLSLESIAHYAGVSDYHFRTVFFHLSGMTLNDYVKNRKLSEANKDLINGEKVTDVAFKYGYQSVDGFTRAFKKWCDCLPSDVIKKKMSKSFPKLTFVITVRGGISMEWRIEDKKAFNLAGVSKRVPMQFEGVNQEIVKLAQSITEEQRKEMRALQNIEPFEIVNASYHADANFLKEEGELTHLIGVLTTETEVSDQLDKVRVEACTWAVFPNEGPFPDTLQETMAKTYSEWLPTSDYEIIQAPTFSFTKMDENKKAYAYSEIWLPVRKK
- a CDS encoding transporter substrate-binding domain-containing protein; translation: MRLEKKLVLIFSFIAACFLSACADKEKLADGSELIHKDQFVFAASGEFKPFSYVNDEDLSMSGFDIEVGEAIAKELGLKPVQKRIKFKGIVEGVKTGRADVAVASHTINPQRSKHVAFSTPYYYSGPQIFTRPESEIKTVDDLAGKEVAVAKGSTYADTASRYTDNVKTYDSDITALQALNSGRHDAVITDFVTGKNAAKEGFKVEGQQLIERSEQAIVLPQDNPNLLKRVNEALEKLREDGTLTRISMKYFGEDITKKPE
- a CDS encoding amino acid ABC transporter permease, which translates into the protein MPSFSHFLEVLVDTKDVFLKAMLLTLELTVVSILIGIVIGLFFALMKISKFKVLELISDIYVFLVRGTPLIVQIFILYFGLSGIFLLPDFWAASLALALHNGAYISEILRGTIQGVDKGQMEAGRSLGMTKVLTLRRIILPQAFRRALPPLGNQFIIGLKDSSLAAFISMNELFNVATTLGSNNFDEMTYLLIVAIYYLVLVALLTFLVNRFEKRLAISDR
- a CDS encoding amino acid ABC transporter ATP-binding protein; the encoded protein is MEANEMIKVNQLNKSFGDLHVLKNIDMTVFESDVVCLIGSSGSGKSTLLRCLNFLERKDSGSIIIGGKEVDPKNDNLNNIREKVGMVFQHFNLFPHKTVLENIIEAPVMVKGIDKNKAISKAKQLLEKVGLEDKADVYPNKLSGGQKQRVAIARALAMEPDIMLFDEPTSALDPELVGEVLTTMKELAQEGMTMVVVTHEMGFAREVADWIVYMHDGEIIERGDPDQFFNHPKEERTKEFLKTTMLK
- a CDS encoding pirin family protein codes for the protein MIVHNPSTKRFTAKNDWQETHFSFSFGPYYDEENIKFGPLRVLNDDIVKPNKGFGIHPHRDAEIVSIVLKGQLKHEDNLGNVGTLQYGNVQRMTAGTGVLHSEVNPTEAEDTHFLQLWILPNQKQLTSSYEDITFDPDKLRNELLPVVSHNAGENVAMIHQDVTLYLSKLEAEKEIQFQQEEGRKIYVFVIEGEVSLNGEVTIQRRDDARITDLHSLTIKAKKDAFILLIDLPGGEG
- a CDS encoding carbonic anhydrase, producing MKKLGYLFLAMFSSLILAACAEQKSEEKEVITTSANQSDWSYEESTGPEHWGKLDPQNLTCVNGSEQSPINVEIPEVKADGNLKGNEIHYEPTPFTLENNGHTIQANSTTKSNHIIIENKEYKLSQFHFHTPSEHQFNGQNFDMELHLVHSDENGKLAVIGLMIQEGNENKLLASMWTELPTDKTAKGDSEKHIIDLQALLPEDETTFQYAGSLTTPPCTEEVQWIVFEQPIEMSKAQIKAFQQIFPDNHRPVQPINEREINKNGE
- a CDS encoding FAS1-like dehydratase domain-containing protein, producing the protein MALKIGDIITFKRTFTTKDVELFTEVSCDEGVHHITPDEQGRLVIQGLLTATLPTKIGGDANVLARTMNFEFIRPVFTGDTIKCEVEIQSYEWEESKKRTSIGTTFTCKNQDGKEVLKGSFAGVIL
- a CDS encoding SgcJ/EcaC family oxidoreductase encodes the protein MNTEVQNLYNKLIDAWNRRDAKGMSDQFADQGVQIGFDGSKLIGKEEILAHLTPIFLDHPTAPFITKVKEIRSLGTDAAILYAIAGMIPPGKSDIEPAVNAHQTLIAVKKNNSWQVELFQNTPAQFHGRPELVEQMTEELRQLL